A region from the Leptolyngbya iicbica LK genome encodes:
- a CDS encoding DUF429 domain-containing protein, translating into MYFIGVDLGWQSGGSGVCLLQAEDDNLQLLSFHHCDSRAAVLALLDELIAPTAPALIAVDAPTLIPNQTGMRECDRLAHRYFGKYDAGCYPANRSRPFAPALLEFGLELESRGFVHAPQIIPQQAGRYQIELFPHPATIHLFRLAKILKYKKGRIAERRQALAQLRTLQLDSFPQLTPSLPLQDHDLPTLPSGGKALKAVEDQLDSLTCAYAGAHWWWWGLARNWVMGDAAGGYIVVPAPYPDQVAPHLDQ; encoded by the coding sequence ATGTATTTTATCGGGGTTGATTTGGGTTGGCAGTCTGGCGGCAGTGGCGTTTGTCTACTGCAAGCGGAGGACGATAACCTCCAGCTACTGAGTTTTCATCATTGCGACAGCCGCGCGGCGGTGCTGGCGCTACTCGATGAGCTGATCGCGCCGACAGCACCCGCCCTGATTGCGGTTGATGCTCCGACGTTGATTCCCAACCAGACGGGGATGCGCGAGTGCGATCGCCTGGCCCACCGATATTTTGGCAAGTATGACGCCGGCTGTTATCCCGCCAATCGGAGTCGCCCCTTTGCTCCGGCCCTACTGGAATTTGGTCTAGAGTTGGAATCTCGGGGCTTCGTGCACGCGCCACAGATCATCCCCCAGCAAGCTGGCCGCTACCAAATTGAGTTGTTTCCTCACCCGGCCACGATTCACCTATTTCGGCTCGCCAAGATTTTGAAATACAAAAAAGGACGTATTGCTGAGCGCCGACAAGCCCTCGCGCAACTGCGGACCCTGCAATTAGACTCATTTCCCCAGCTCACGCCGAGTCTACCGCTGCAAGACCATGATCTCCCCACACTGCCCTCTGGGGGCAAAGCGCTCAAGGCCGTCGAAGATCAACTAGACAGCTTGACCTGTGCCTATGCGGGCGCCCATTGGTGGTGGTGGGGCTTAGCGCGTAACTGGGTCATGGGGGATGCTGCCGGTGGCTATATCGTCGTGCCAGCCCCCTATCCTGACCAAGTGGCCCCTCACCTTGATCAGTAA